A single genomic interval of Malania oleifera isolate guangnan ecotype guangnan chromosome 11, ASM2987363v1, whole genome shotgun sequence harbors:
- the LOC131168634 gene encoding trihelix transcription factor PTL has protein sequence MEMEDQYGMADLRQLMNGRPHYPTIPPAAELFSGHRNQLAQTHQLEMLMVGRQIVSDHHHVMPRGLHHQHHDQSSFPSHSTTTNTNNNAVTATSTASLGGLVDADLGCLGGDGGTGRWPRQETLTLLEIRSRLDPKFKEANQKGPLWDEVSRIMSEEHGYQRSGKKCREKFENLYKYYKKTKEGKAGRQDGKHYRFFRQLEALYGETASSHPISGTETHLVGNSHRFHITNNQQANQETFHSQKLCDSLSLSNSSEFETSSSDDNDLNTTVLTENESGERRNNKKRRGRRSWKLKIKDFIDSQMRRLMEKQEAWLDKMLKTLEHKEQERMLREEKWRKQEASRLDREQKFWANERAWIKARDVALMEALQKLSGRELKASSPEELMVARELQNEGENQNENASETLNKTGENSWSEYEISRLIELRTGMESRIRQSGSPEDVLWEDIAAKLGCFGYDRTASMCREKWNTINEYLISRTSKDCNKKRKETSRGSCYFPILNDSVYNQGGVSAYCDETARLEQDDSSSPVNSNAVQDSCFRFLMTDGDNLWENYGMKLNKGESH, from the exons ATGGAGATGGAGGATCAGTACGGCATGGCCGATCTACGGCAGTTAATGAACGGAAGACCCCATTACCCGACGATCCCACCGGCGGCAGAGCTCTTCTCCGGCCACCGCAATCAGCTGGCGCAGACCCACCAGCTGGAGATGCTGATGGTGGGCCGTCAGATCGTAAGTGATCATCACCACGTCATGCCTCGTGGACTGCATCATCAACATCACGATCAGTCGTCGTTCCCCTCACATTCTACCACCACCAATACCAACAACAACGCTGTTACGGCAACATCCACAGCCTCCCTCGGCGGTTTGGTCGACGCCGACCTTGGTTGCCTCGGAGGTGATGGGGGCACCGGAAGATGGCCCAGGCAAGAAACACTCACACTTCTTGAGATCAGATCTCGCCTTGATCCCAAGTTCAAGGAAGCTAATCAAAAGGGTCCTTTGTGGGATGAAGTCTCTag AATAATGTCCGAGGAGCATGGATATCAAAGGAGCGGGAAGAAATGCAGAGAGAAGTTTGAGAACTTGTACAAATACTACAAGAAGACTAAGGAAGGGAAAGCAGGGCGACAAGATGGTAAGCACTACAGGTTCTTTCGCCAACTTGAAGCTCTCTATGGGGAAACCGCCAGCAGTCATCCCATCTCAGGCACCGAAACCCATCTTGTTGGAAATAGCCATCGATTTCACATCACAAACAATCAGCAAGCTAACCAAGAAACCTTCCACTCTCAGAAGCTATGTGACAGTCTCAGCCTCTCCAACTCCTCCGAGTTCGAGACATCGTCGTCTGACGACAATGATCTTAACACTACGGTGTTGACGGAGAATGAATCGGGTGAGAGGAGGAATAATAAGAAGAGAAGGGGCAGAAGGAGCTGGAAGTTAAAGATAAAGGACTTCATCGACTCGCAGATGAGAAGGCTAATGGAAAAGCAAGAGGCATGGTTGGATAAGATGCTCAAGACTCTTGAACATAAAGAACAAGAGAGAATGCTGAGGGAAGAAAAATGGAGGAAACAAGAGGCGTCGAGGCTGGATAGAGAGCAGAAGTTTTGGGCCAACGAGCGAGCCTGGATCAAAGCTCGCGACGTTGCTCTAATGGAGGCCTTGCAAAAATTGAGTGGCAGAGAACTAAAGGCGTCGTCTCCAGAGGAGTTAATGGTGGCTCGGGAGCTTCAAAACGAGGGCGAAAATCAAAATGAGAATGCGAGTGAGACACTTAATAAAACAGGTGAAAATAGCTGGTCGGAATATGAGATTTCGAGGCTAATAGAACTTAGAACCGGCATGGAATCAAGGATTCGGCAAAGTGGGTCTCCGGAGGACGTTCTTTGGGAGGATATTGCAGCCAAATTGGGTTGCTTCGGATATGATAGAACTGCTTCAATGTGCAGAGAAAAATGGAATACCATCAACGAGTATCTAATCAGTAGAACGTCCAAAGACTGCaacaagaaaagaaaggagaCTTCAAGAGGCTCTTGCTATTTTCCGATCCTCAATGATTCTGTATACAATCAAGGAGGGGTCTCGGCCTACTGCGACGAAACGGCGAGGCTTGAGCAGGACGACAGCTCTTCGCCGGTTAATTCCAATGCTGTACAGGATAGCTGCTTTCGCTTCCTAATGACCGATGGAGACAACTTGTGGGAGAATTATGGGATGAAGCTCAACAAAGGAGAAAGCCATTGA